In Paracoccus jeotgali, the following are encoded in one genomic region:
- a CDS encoding YgaP family membrane protein, which produces MDKNMGKTDRTLRLVLAVVLAAVALTGAVSGWLYWAAILVAVVMAVTALVGNCPAYSILGIKTCTVRD; this is translated from the coding sequence ATGGACAAGAATATGGGCAAGACGGACCGCACCCTGCGCCTTGTGCTGGCGGTGGTGCTGGCGGCCGTGGCGCTGACCGGCGCGGTCAGCGGCTGGCTTTACTGGGCCGCGATCCTCGTCGCGGTGGTGATGGCGGTGACGGCGCTGGTCGGGAACTGCCCGGCCTACAGCATCCTCGGCATCAAGACCTGCACGGTGAGGGACTGA
- the bhcA gene encoding L-aspartate--glyoxylate aminotransferase BhcA, translated as MNNQNPIFIPGPTNIPEVLRKAVDMPTIDHRSPVFGQILHPALDGVKKVLKTTSGEVFVFPSTGTGGWETAITNTLSPGDKVLAARNGMFSHRWIDMCQRHGLEVEVVTCEWGEGIPADTFEDILSKDRDHKIRAVLATHNETATGVRSDIAAVRRALDAANHPALLLVDGVSSIGCYDFRMDEWGVDVAVTGSQKGFMLPPGLAIVGFSPKALEAVESAKLPRTFFDIRDMAKGYKNNAYPYTPPVGLLNGLKTSTEMLLGEGLENVFARHHRIAEGVRKAVHAWGMSLCAKSPDLYSDSVSAIRTPEGFDANRIVSHALNTYDMAFGTGLGDVAGKVFRIGHLGSLTDAMALSGLSVAEMVMADLGLPVELGSGVAAAQEHYRSSAAQARKQAA; from the coding sequence ATGAACAACCAGAACCCGATCTTCATCCCCGGCCCGACCAATATCCCCGAGGTGCTGCGCAAGGCGGTCGACATGCCGACCATCGACCACCGCAGCCCGGTCTTTGGCCAGATCCTGCACCCCGCGCTGGACGGCGTGAAGAAGGTGCTGAAAACCACCTCGGGCGAGGTCTTCGTCTTCCCCTCGACCGGCACCGGCGGGTGGGAGACCGCGATCACCAACACGCTGTCGCCCGGCGACAAGGTGCTGGCCGCGCGCAACGGCATGTTCAGCCATCGCTGGATCGACATGTGCCAGCGCCACGGGCTCGAGGTCGAGGTCGTCACCTGCGAATGGGGCGAGGGCATCCCCGCCGACACGTTCGAGGACATCCTGAGCAAGGACCGCGACCACAAGATCCGCGCCGTCCTGGCCACCCATAACGAGACCGCGACCGGCGTCCGCTCGGACATCGCCGCCGTGCGCCGGGCGCTGGATGCCGCGAACCACCCGGCGCTGCTGCTGGTCGACGGCGTCAGCTCGATCGGTTGCTATGATTTCCGCATGGACGAATGGGGCGTCGATGTCGCCGTCACCGGCAGCCAAAAGGGGTTCATGCTGCCGCCGGGCCTCGCCATCGTGGGCTTTTCGCCCAAGGCGCTCGAGGCGGTGGAAAGCGCGAAACTGCCGCGCACCTTCTTCGACATCCGCGACATGGCCAAGGGCTACAAGAACAACGCCTATCCCTATACCCCGCCGGTCGGCCTGCTGAACGGGCTGAAGACCTCGACCGAGATGCTGCTGGGCGAGGGGCTGGAAAACGTCTTTGCCCGCCACCACCGCATCGCCGAGGGCGTCCGCAAGGCCGTCCACGCCTGGGGCATGTCGCTGTGCGCGAAAAGCCCGGACCTGTATTCCGACAGCGTCAGCGCCATCCGCACGCCCGAGGGTTTTGACGCCAACCGCATCGTCAGCCATGCGCTGAACACCTATGACATGGCCTTCGGCACCGGGCTGGGCGACGTCGCCGGCAAGGTGTTCCGCATCGGTCATCTGGGCAGCCTGACCGACGCCATGGCGCTGTCGGGGCTGTCGGTCGCGGAAATGGTCATGGCCGATCTGGGGCTGCCGGTCGAACTGGGCAGCGGGGTGGCCGCGGCGCAGGAACATTACCGCAGCTCGGCCGCGCAGGCCCGCAAGCAGGCCGCGTGA
- a CDS encoding alpha-hydroxy acid oxidase, with the protein MPAPLTEIEDLRRLHQARVPRMFYDYVDAGAWTGQTYRENQTDFSRLYLRQRVARDISKRNLPTTMMGREVAMPVALAPVGLLGMQHADGEIHAARAALSRNVPYTMSTMSIASLEDIAEATGKPFWFQLYTLRDEAFLESILDRARRAGVELLVLTLDLTIQGQRHKDLKNRMTAPPKLTAANLLNISRHPAWAMRMLRTRRRSFGNIVGHAKGVNDLGDLAAWTSSQFDPTLDWARVEHIVRLWGGKVLLKGINDPEDARRAAQTGADGLIVSNHGGRQLDGTPSTIRTLPQILRALDGAMPAYLDGGIRSGQDVIKAMAVGAAGVFIGRAYAYGLGAMGQRGVEAALDIIKREMDLTMGLCGINDVSEIGPQILWSEDLA; encoded by the coding sequence ATGCCCGCGCCCCTGACCGAGATCGAGGATCTGCGCCGCCTGCATCAGGCCCGCGTCCCGCGCATGTTCTATGACTACGTCGATGCCGGGGCTTGGACCGGCCAGACCTATCGCGAGAATCAGACCGATTTCTCGCGCCTCTATCTGCGGCAGCGGGTGGCGCGCGACATCTCAAAGCGCAATCTGCCGACGACGATGATGGGGCGCGAGGTGGCGATGCCGGTGGCGCTGGCCCCGGTCGGGCTGCTGGGGATGCAGCACGCCGATGGCGAGATCCATGCCGCCCGCGCCGCGCTGTCGCGCAACGTGCCCTACACCATGTCGACCATGTCCATCGCCTCGCTGGAAGACATCGCCGAGGCGACCGGCAAGCCGTTCTGGTTCCAGCTTTACACCCTGCGGGACGAGGCGTTTCTGGAAAGCATCCTTGACCGCGCCCGCCGCGCGGGCGTGGAGCTGCTGGTCCTGACGCTGGATCTGACCATTCAGGGGCAGCGCCACAAGGATCTGAAGAACCGCATGACCGCCCCGCCCAAGCTGACGGCGGCGAACCTGCTGAACATCTCGCGCCACCCGGCCTGGGCGATGCGGATGCTGCGGACAAGGCGGCGCAGCTTTGGCAATATCGTGGGCCACGCCAAGGGCGTAAACGATCTGGGCGATCTGGCGGCATGGACCTCCAGCCAGTTCGACCCGACGCTGGACTGGGCGCGGGTGGAACATATCGTGCGGCTCTGGGGGGGCAAGGTGCTGCTCAAGGGCATCAACGACCCCGAGGATGCGCGGCGCGCCGCGCAGACCGGCGCGGACGGGCTGATTGTCTCCAATCACGGCGGGCGGCAGCTGGACGGCACGCCCTCGACCATCCGCACCTTGCCGCAGATACTGCGGGCGCTGGACGGGGCCATGCCGGCCTATCTGGATGGCGGCATCCGCTCGGGTCAGGACGTCATCAAGGCGATGGCCGTGGGCGCGGCGGGCGTGTTCATCGGGCGCGCCTATGCCTATGGGCTGGGCGCGATGGGACAGAGGGGGGTCGAGGCCGCGCTGGACATCATCAAGCGCGAGATGGACCTGACCATGGGCCTGTGCGGCATCAACGACGTGTCCGAAATCGGCCCCCAGATCCTGTGGTCCGAGGATCTGGCCTGA
- a CDS encoding YeeE/YedE family protein has product MVTQFTPWLSLAGGVMIGLAATALMAMLGRIMGASGLVSGLLRPTSGAEFGWRAALLAGMVSGPLVLLALTGSMPPLQVPSSPMMLVLGGLLVGVGVTYGSGCTSGHGVCGNARLSPRSFVATVSFMLAAFVTVFVVRHLLPGLVGG; this is encoded by the coding sequence ATGGTGACGCAATTCACACCCTGGCTGTCGCTGGCGGGCGGCGTGATGATCGGGCTGGCCGCGACGGCGCTGATGGCGATGCTGGGGCGCATCATGGGCGCCTCGGGCCTCGTCTCGGGGCTGCTGCGCCCGACCTCGGGGGCCGAGTTCGGCTGGCGCGCGGCGCTGCTGGCCGGGATGGTCAGCGGGCCGCTGGTGCTGCTGGCGCTGACCGGCTCGATGCCGCCGCTGCAGGTGCCCTCATCGCCGATGATGCTGGTGCTGGGCGGGCTGCTGGTGGGCGTGGGCGTCACCTATGGCTCGGGCTGCACCTCGGGTCACGGGGTCTGCGGCAACGCGCGGCTCTCGCCCCGGTCCTTCGTCGCGACGGTCAGCTTCATGCTGGCGGCCTTCGTGACTGTCTTTGTCGTCCGGCACCTGCTGCCCGGACTGGTAGGAGGCTGA
- a CDS encoding SulP family inorganic anion transporter: protein MLRRYFPILSWGRVYTRQTLANDMLAAAIVTVMLIPQSLAYAMLAGLPPEAGIYASILPIILYAALGTSRALAVGPVAVVSLLTASAVGQVAAQGTAGYVAAALTLALLSGLMLLAMGLLRLGFLANFLSHPVIAGFISASGLLIAAGQLQHLLGVSAGGQTLPQIVMALIAQLGQINPATLVIGVAATGFLFWVRKGMRPALRRLGLSDSAAGIAQKAGPVAAVIVTTLAVWGLGLQDRGVSIVGAVPQSLPPLTLPALSPDLLGALLVPALLISVIGFVESVSVAQTLAAKRRERIDPDQELIALGAANLGAAFTGGLPVTGGFSRSVVNFDAGAETPAAGAFTAMGLAVAAVALTPLIYFLPTATLAATIIVAVLSLVDLSILGRTWRYSRADFAAVAATIALTLGVGVEAGVASGVLISLLLHLYKTSRPHVAEVGLVPGTQHFRNINRHEVLTDPAIVTLRVDESLFFVNARYLEDLIQRRVTEGSAIRHVVLMFSAVNAVDFSALESLEAVNERLRDMGVSLHLSEVKGPVMDRLRATHFLRDLTGQVFLSQFDAWQALHQTPRNLALRALP from the coding sequence ATGCTGCGACGCTATTTTCCGATCCTGAGCTGGGGCCGCGTCTATACGCGGCAGACGCTGGCCAATGACATGCTGGCGGCGGCGATCGTGACGGTCATGCTGATCCCGCAATCGCTGGCCTATGCGATGCTGGCCGGTCTGCCGCCCGAGGCCGGGATCTATGCCTCGATCCTGCCGATCATCCTCTATGCCGCGCTGGGCACCAGCCGGGCGCTGGCGGTGGGACCGGTCGCGGTGGTGTCGCTGCTGACCGCATCGGCGGTGGGGCAGGTGGCGGCGCAGGGGACGGCCGGCTATGTCGCGGCGGCGCTGACGCTGGCGCTGCTGTCGGGGCTGATGCTGCTGGCGATGGGGCTGCTGCGGCTGGGGTTTCTGGCCAATTTCCTCAGCCACCCGGTGATCGCGGGGTTCATCTCGGCCTCGGGGCTGCTGATCGCGGCGGGGCAATTGCAGCATCTGCTGGGGGTCAGCGCGGGCGGGCAGACCCTGCCGCAGATCGTCATGGCGCTGATCGCGCAGCTGGGGCAGATCAACCCGGCGACGCTGGTCATCGGGGTGGCGGCGACGGGGTTCCTGTTCTGGGTCCGCAAGGGCATGCGCCCGGCCCTGCGCCGGCTGGGGCTGTCCGACAGCGCCGCCGGCATCGCGCAAAAGGCCGGGCCGGTGGCGGCGGTGATCGTGACCACGCTGGCGGTCTGGGGGCTGGGGCTGCAGGACCGGGGCGTCAGCATCGTGGGCGCGGTGCCGCAAAGCCTGCCGCCCTTGACCCTGCCGGCGCTGTCGCCCGATCTGCTGGGCGCGCTGCTGGTGCCGGCGCTGCTGATCTCGGTCATCGGTTTCGTCGAATCAGTTTCGGTGGCGCAGACGCTGGCGGCCAAGCGGCGCGAGCGGATCGACCCGGATCAGGAGTTGATCGCCCTTGGCGCCGCCAATCTGGGCGCGGCCTTCACCGGCGGGCTGCCGGTGACGGGCGGGTTCTCGCGTTCGGTGGTGAATTTCGACGCGGGCGCCGAGACGCCTGCGGCCGGGGCCTTTACCGCGATGGGGCTGGCGGTGGCGGCGGTGGCGCTGACGCCGCTGATCTATTTCCTGCCCACCGCGACGCTGGCCGCGACCATCATCGTGGCGGTGCTGTCGCTGGTCGATCTGTCCATCCTGGGCCGGACCTGGCGCTATTCCCGCGCCGATTTCGCCGCCGTGGCCGCGACCATCGCGCTGACGCTGGGCGTAGGGGTCGAGGCGGGGGTGGCCTCGGGCGTTCTGATCTCGCTGCTGCTGCATCTCTACAAGACCTCGCGCCCGCATGTGGCCGAGGTCGGGCTGGTCCCCGGCACCCAGCATTTCCGCAACATCAACCGCCACGAGGTGCTGACCGATCCCGCCATCGTCACCCTGCGCGTCGATGAAAGCCTGTTCTTCGTCAATGCCCGCTATCTCGAGGATCTGATCCAGCGCCGGGTGACCGAGGGCAGCGCCATCCGCCATGTCGTGCTGATGTTCTCGGCGGTGAACGCGGTGGATTTTTCGGCGCTGGAAAGCCTCGAGGCGGTGAACGAGCGGCTGCGCGACATGGGCGTCTCGCTGCACCTGTCCGAGGTGAAGGGACCGGTCATGGACCGGCTGCGGGCGACGCATTTCCTGCGCGACCTGACCGGGCAGGTCTTTCTGTCGCAGTTCGACGCCTGGCAGGCGCTGCACCAGACCCCGCGCAACTTGGCCCTGCGCGCCCTGCCGTAA
- the bhcC gene encoding 3-hydroxy-D-aspartate aldolase BhcC gives MNAPTNFEGMEVGFDVPALPGMDVADIQTPCLILDLDALERNVKKMGDYARDHGMRHRAHGKMHKSVDVLRLQMELGGAVGVCCQKVSEAEVFARAGIKEILVSNQVRDPAKIDRLARLPKLGAEMIVCVDDVDNIADLSAAAQKHGTELGVFVEIDCGAGRCGVTTTEAVVEIAKAADAAPGLTFKGLQAYQGAMQHMDDFDARKAKLDAAIAQVTDAVEALTEIGLKPELVSGGGTGSYYFESNSGVYNELQCGSYAFMDADYGRIHDQDGNRIDQGEWENALFILTSVMSHAKPDKAIVDAGLKAQSVDSGLPFIYGRDDVKYIKCSDEHGVVDDPQGVLAINEKLRLVPGHCDPTCNVHDWYVGIRNGKVETLWPVSARGKGY, from the coding sequence ATGAACGCACCCACCAATTTCGAGGGCATGGAAGTCGGCTTTGACGTCCCCGCCCTGCCCGGCATGGATGTCGCCGACATCCAGACGCCCTGCCTGATCCTCGATCTGGACGCGCTGGAACGCAACGTAAAGAAGATGGGCGATTACGCCCGCGACCACGGCATGCGCCACCGCGCCCATGGCAAGATGCACAAATCCGTCGACGTGCTGAGGCTGCAGATGGAACTGGGCGGCGCGGTCGGCGTCTGCTGCCAGAAGGTCAGCGAGGCCGAGGTCTTTGCCCGCGCGGGGATCAAGGAGATCCTCGTCTCGAACCAGGTCCGCGACCCGGCCAAGATCGACCGGCTGGCCCGGCTGCCCAAGCTGGGGGCAGAGATGATCGTCTGCGTCGATGACGTGGACAACATCGCCGACCTGTCCGCCGCCGCGCAGAAGCACGGCACCGAACTGGGCGTCTTTGTCGAGATCGACTGCGGCGCGGGGCGCTGCGGCGTCACCACGACCGAGGCCGTGGTCGAGATCGCCAAGGCCGCCGATGCCGCGCCGGGCCTGACCTTCAAGGGGCTGCAGGCCTATCAGGGCGCGATGCAGCACATGGACGATTTCGACGCCCGCAAGGCCAAGCTGGACGCCGCCATCGCGCAGGTGACCGACGCGGTCGAGGCGCTGACCGAAATCGGGCTGAAGCCGGAACTGGTCTCGGGCGGCGGCACCGGCAGCTATTACTTCGAAAGCAACTCGGGCGTTTACAACGAGTTGCAATGCGGCAGCTATGCCTTCATGGACGCCGATTACGGCCGCATCCATGACCAGGACGGCAACCGTATCGACCAGGGCGAGTGGGAAAACGCGTTGTTCATCCTGACCTCGGTGATGAGCCACGCCAAGCCCGACAAGGCCATCGTGGATGCCGGCCTCAAGGCGCAGTCGGTCGATAGCGGACTGCCCTTCATCTATGGCCGCGACGATGTGAAATACATCAAATGCAGCGATGAACATGGCGTCGTCGACGACCCGCAGGGCGTGCTGGCGATCAATGAAAAGCTGCGACTTGTCCCCGGCCATTGCGACCCGACCTGCAACGTCCATGACTGGTATGTGGGCATCCGCAACGGCAAGGTCGAAACGCTGTGGCCGGTCTCGGCGCGCGGAAAGGGCTATTGA
- a CDS encoding Crp/Fnr family transcriptional regulator, whose amino-acid sequence MDGDWIDRFKGLSRLPEDIRRDLVAGSRIMTVPEGALVFSAGQQADNLLLLLSGTVRVQQRSDTGREVTLYRVHAGESCVLTTACMLAFEEYAAEGVAEAPVTAAAIPRKLFDDLLARSSVFREFVFAAYSRRITDLFTLIDDIVFQRMDVRLAARLLELAGEGDTIRTTHAGLAAELGTAREVVSRILAEFGRRGWVDTQRGEVQLTDRPGLEGLVRSAAER is encoded by the coding sequence ATGGATGGAGACTGGATCGACCGCTTCAAGGGATTGTCGAGACTGCCCGAGGATATCCGCCGCGATCTGGTCGCCGGCAGCCGCATCATGACCGTCCCCGAGGGCGCGCTGGTCTTTTCGGCCGGTCAGCAGGCCGACAATCTGCTGCTGCTGCTGTCGGGCACGGTCCGGGTGCAGCAACGATCGGACACCGGGCGCGAGGTGACGCTGTATCGCGTCCATGCCGGCGAAAGCTGCGTGCTGACCACCGCCTGCATGCTGGCCTTCGAGGAATATGCCGCCGAGGGCGTGGCCGAGGCGCCGGTCACCGCCGCAGCCATACCGCGCAAGCTGTTTGACGATCTGCTGGCGCGGTCCTCGGTCTTCCGCGAATTCGTCTTTGCCGCCTATTCGCGGCGCATCACCGATCTGTTCACGCTGATCGACGACATCGTCTTTCAGCGCATGGATGTCCGGCTGGCCGCGCGACTGCTGGAACTGGCGGGCGAGGGCGACACCATCCGCACCACCCATGCCGGCCTTGCCGCCGAGCTGGGCACCGCGCGCGAGGTCGTCTCGCGCATCCTGGCCGAGTTCGGGCGGCGCGGCTGGGTCGATACGCAGCGGGGCGAGGTGCAGCTGACCGACCGGCCGGGGCTGGAAGGTCTGGTCCGCTCGGCGGCCGAGCGTTAG
- a CDS encoding MBL fold metallo-hydrolase: MSSYPVNMQTRPEVQPFFDEATNTISYIVRDPGSDACAVIDSVMDIDYAAGRITSDHADRMIAAIREQGLRLEWIIETHVHADHLSAAPYIQEKLGGKIGIGANILTVQDTFGKIFNEGTEFQRDGSQFDALFNDGDSYKIGGMEAFTIYTPGHTPACMTHVIGDAAFVGDTLFMPDGGSARADFPGGDAGVLYDSIQKVLSLPDEMRLFMCHDYGPNDREIRWETTVAEQKAHNIHVGGGRTREEFVALREARDASLDMPRLIIPSLQVNMRAGEVPKDRDGRPMLKVPVNTL; the protein is encoded by the coding sequence ATGTCGAGTTACCCCGTGAACATGCAGACCCGTCCCGAGGTGCAGCCTTTCTTTGACGAGGCCACCAACACCATCAGCTATATCGTGCGCGATCCGGGCAGCGATGCCTGCGCGGTCATCGATTCCGTCATGGATATCGACTATGCCGCCGGCCGCATCACCAGCGACCACGCCGACCGCATGATCGCCGCCATCCGCGAGCAGGGGCTGCGGCTGGAATGGATCATCGAGACCCATGTCCATGCCGACCACCTGTCCGCCGCGCCCTATATTCAGGAAAAACTGGGCGGAAAGATCGGCATCGGCGCCAATATCCTGACCGTGCAGGACACCTTCGGCAAGATCTTCAACGAAGGGACCGAGTTCCAGCGCGACGGCAGCCAGTTCGACGCGCTGTTCAACGACGGCGACAGCTACAAGATCGGCGGGATGGAGGCGTTCACCATCTACACCCCCGGCCACACCCCGGCCTGCATGACCCATGTCATCGGCGACGCGGCCTTTGTCGGCGACACGCTGTTCATGCCCGATGGCGGCAGCGCGCGGGCCGATTTTCCCGGCGGCGATGCGGGCGTGCTGTATGACAGCATCCAGAAGGTGCTGTCCCTGCCGGACGAGATGCGGCTGTTCATGTGTCATGACTACGGGCCCAACGACCGCGAGATCCGCTGGGAAACCACGGTGGCTGAGCAGAAGGCGCATAACATCCATGTCGGCGGCGGCCGCACGCGCGAGGAATTCGTGGCCCTGCGCGAGGCCCGCGACGCCAGCCTCGACATGCCGCGGCTGATCATCCCCTCGCTGCAGGTGAACATGCGCGCGGGCGAGGTGCCGAAGGACCGCGACGGCCGCCCCATGCTGAAAGTGCCGGTCAACACGCTGTGA
- a CDS encoding NCS2 family permease has protein sequence MERYFKLSEHATSVRTEIIAGLTTFLTMAYIIFVNPDILSTTGMDRDAVFIATCLAAAIGSAVMGLWANWPIGMAPGMGLNAFFAFTVVAGLGFTWQQALGAVFISGIIFLILSVTGMRRWLIAGIPHSMRSGVAAGIGMFLAIIAMQSSGLVVDNPATLIGLGDVTNPGTLLTIAGFFLIVALDAWKVRGAILIGIIVVTLAAIALGVSEFGGIVSMPPSIAPTFMQLDIAGALTIGIFHVILVMVLVEVFDATGTLIGVAKRAGLLTEGPAHTNKGLSRALMADSTAITVGSLLGTSSTTAYVESASGVQAGGRTGLTAVTVAVLFLLAMFFAPLAGSVPTYATAPALLYVATLMMRELAEIEWDDVTEVAPAVLTAIAMPLTYSIATGLAFGFISYAVIKLLTGRARDVHLATWLVAGLFVLKYALYGA, from the coding sequence ATGGAACGCTATTTCAAGCTGTCCGAGCACGCCACCAGCGTCCGGACAGAGATCATCGCAGGTCTGACGACCTTCCTGACGATGGCCTATATCATCTTCGTGAACCCCGACATCCTGTCCACCACCGGCATGGACCGCGACGCCGTGTTCATCGCCACCTGCCTGGCCGCGGCCATCGGCTCGGCGGTGATGGGGCTGTGGGCGAACTGGCCCATCGGCATGGCGCCCGGCATGGGGCTGAACGCCTTCTTCGCCTTCACCGTCGTCGCCGGTCTGGGCTTTACCTGGCAGCAGGCGCTGGGGGCGGTGTTCATCTCGGGCATCATCTTCCTGATCCTGTCCGTCACCGGAATGCGCCGCTGGCTGATCGCGGGCATCCCCCATTCGATGCGCAGCGGCGTGGCGGCGGGGATCGGGATGTTTCTGGCCATCATCGCGATGCAAAGCTCGGGCCTGGTCGTCGACAACCCGGCGACGCTGATCGGCCTGGGCGATGTGACCAACCCCGGCACGCTGCTGACCATTGCCGGCTTTTTCCTGATCGTGGCGCTGGACGCCTGGAAGGTGCGCGGCGCGATCCTGATCGGGATCATCGTGGTGACGCTGGCGGCCATCGCGCTTGGGGTCAGCGAGTTTGGCGGGATCGTGTCGATGCCGCCATCGATCGCGCCGACCTTCATGCAGCTCGACATCGCGGGCGCGCTGACCATCGGCATCTTCCACGTCATCCTGGTCATGGTGCTGGTCGAGGTCTTTGACGCCACCGGCACGCTGATCGGCGTCGCCAAGCGCGCCGGCCTGCTGACCGAGGGGCCGGCCCACACCAACAAGGGCCTCAGCCGGGCGCTGATGGCGGATTCGACCGCGATCACCGTCGGCTCGCTGCTGGGCACCTCGTCGACCACGGCCTATGTCGAAAGCGCCTCGGGCGTGCAGGCGGGCGGCCGGACCGGGCTGACCGCGGTGACGGTGGCGGTGCTGTTCCTGCTGGCGATGTTCTTTGCGCCGCTGGCCGGGTCGGTGCCGACCTATGCCACCGCGCCGGCGCTGCTGTATGTCGCGACGCTGATGATGCGCGAACTGGCCGAGATCGAATGGGACGACGTGACCGAGGTCGCGCCCGCCGTCCTGACCGCCATCGCCATGCCCCTCACCTATTCGATCGCGACGGGTCTGGCATTCGGCTTCATCAGCTATGCCGTAATCAAGCTGCTGACCGGCCGCGCGCGGGACGTGCATCTGGCGACATGGCTGGTGGCAGGTCTGTTCGTGCTGAAATACGCGCTTTACGGCGCCTGA
- the bhcB gene encoding beta-hydroxyaspartate dehydratase BhcB, which yields MKDAAMYIPTYQDMLDAHERIKPHIRRTPVRVSDYLNDLTGTQLFFKCENFQEPGAFKVRGASNAVFGLDDEQAKAGVATHSSGNHASCLSYAAMLRGIPCNVVMPRTAPQAKKDTVRRYGGRITECDPSTSSREATFARVQAETGGDFVHPYNDPRVIAGQGTCAREFVEQTDGLDIVMAPIGGGGMISGTCLTLATLAPETRVIAAEPEQADDAYRSFKAGHIIADDAPKTIADGLLVPLKDLTWHFVSNHVSEIYTASEQEIIDAMKLAWKHLRIVIEPSSAVPLATILKHRDAFAGKRVGVIITGGNVDLDKLPWTQGESA from the coding sequence ATGAAGGACGCCGCGATGTATATCCCCACCTATCAGGACATGCTGGACGCGCATGAGCGCATCAAGCCGCATATCCGCCGGACGCCGGTTCGGGTGTCGGATTACCTGAACGACCTGACCGGGACGCAGCTGTTCTTCAAATGCGAGAACTTTCAAGAGCCGGGGGCCTTCAAGGTCCGCGGCGCCTCTAACGCCGTCTTCGGGCTGGATGACGAACAGGCCAAGGCCGGTGTGGCGACCCATTCCTCGGGCAATCACGCCTCTTGCCTGTCCTATGCGGCGATGCTGCGGGGCATCCCCTGCAACGTGGTGATGCCGCGCACCGCGCCGCAGGCCAAAAAGGACACTGTGCGCCGCTATGGTGGCCGGATCACCGAATGCGATCCCTCGACCTCGTCGCGCGAGGCGACCTTTGCCCGCGTGCAGGCCGAGACAGGCGGCGATTTCGTCCACCCCTATAACGACCCGCGCGTGATCGCCGGTCAGGGCACCTGCGCGCGCGAATTCGTCGAGCAGACCGATGGGCTGGACATCGTCATGGCCCCCATCGGCGGCGGCGGCATGATCTCGGGCACCTGCCTGACGCTGGCCACGCTGGCGCCGGAAACCCGCGTCATCGCAGCCGAGCCCGAGCAGGCCGACGACGCCTATCGCAGCTTCAAGGCCGGGCACATCATCGCCGATGACGCGCCCAAGACCATCGCCGACGGGCTGCTGGTGCCGCTGAAGGACCTGACCTGGCATTTCGTCAGCAACCACGTCTCCGAGATCTATACCGCCTCGGAGCAGGAAATCATCGACGCGATGAAGCTGGCCTGGAAGCATCTGCGGATCGTGATCGAGCCGTCCAGCGCGGTTCCGCTGGCCACGATCCTGAAACACCGCGACGCATTCGCCGGCAAGCGCGTCGGCGTCATCATCACAGGCGGCAATGTCGATCTGGACAAGCTGCCCTGGACCCAAGGAGAATCGGCATGA
- a CDS encoding DUF6691 family protein yields the protein MRLIATYLIGLVFGIGIMISGMANPAKILNFFDLAGNWDPSLAFVMGGALITTFIGYRLVLARPGPVLAKSFQLPTSKTIDARLVGGSALFGIGWGIAGFCPGGALPALGTGRIEVVTFVAALAAGILLARYIQSAGATTARQS from the coding sequence ATGCGTCTGATTGCGACCTATCTGATCGGGCTGGTCTTCGGGATCGGCATCATGATCTCGGGCATGGCCAACCCGGCCAAGATCCTGAACTTCTTCGACTTGGCGGGAAACTGGGACCCGTCGCTCGCCTTCGTCATGGGCGGCGCGCTGATCACCACCTTCATTGGCTATCGCCTGGTGCTGGCGCGGCCCGGCCCGGTGCTGGCCAAGAGCTTCCAGCTTCCGACGTCGAAAACCATCGATGCGCGCCTGGTCGGCGGCTCGGCCCTGTTCGGGATTGGCTGGGGCATCGCGGGCTTTTGCCCCGGTGGCGCCCTGCCGGCCCTTGGCACCGGCCGGATCGAGGTGGTGACCTTCGTCGCCGCCCTGGCCGCCGGCATCCTTCTGGCGCGTTACATTCAATCGGCGGGCGCGACGACTGCCCGCCAGAGTTAA